In one Chelmon rostratus isolate fCheRos1 chromosome 7, fCheRos1.pri, whole genome shotgun sequence genomic region, the following are encoded:
- the LOC121609058 gene encoding oocyte zinc finger protein XlCOF6-like, translating to MEARFGSEVASIVEVAIRSTVSVFRDVWAKEAPNAQWEEAKFSQVQDIEKCLVVQIHKVFTECSSELFEENEALRARVEHLEDVLQRKAGQLEQELEARVGQLVREMEQLEKDLKSISGGGSKAQEGPTHIVLQDGSLMGAPVLSVSTNPATPLVAGKESASNPPPVPAGSAEAVLSSTTVSATVPEPAAAPVMFVGRVSSAPTMLLVGAGQVVTQPPAPSTATQLILKQAASLGSTPKDVPGPESSSGSGVGSAQEKKSVEEAPPGRPRRTRRATSKAEEVSTDNSTEEKQSKSAGVQGRRPKKKEAQAVKRFSCEHCNDTFHWKGELKKHMKVHKEPFPCEQCGRSFLEKKSLENHLLRHEASKAPLPFPCPRCKRSYRKEQSLQNHLKRHQRSKPPKPFACDQCGKTFRIKQSLENHLLRHEKWKQMLKCQLCDKTFKSSVQLKYHVAVHSEERPYSCATCGKEFKRKDTLRFHQMVHTNTKKYKCTMCEETFKYAHSLTVHKRKHTGVTPFICTLCNRSYRTGTALKRHSVVHTGEKPFTCHICGARFSLNNNLKRHLRIHTGEKPFTCQECGKSFSDNNKLKSHMLIHGARKPFMCDLCGKTFLFNCRLLIHQRYVHADQNEETDGTQRFFQTRKRNKSSVKPFSCKICLKGFSTASSLKLHERGHSEQKEFNCSTCGKSFHNKYSFGYHQRSHVGEKPFVCDVCGKRFFHAGSLKQHERIHTGEKPYKCDQCGKAFRTDGNFYRHLRIHTGEKPFECLYCHRKFHQSNQLKSHLQVHTGQKLYSCQQCGRGFSDSRQLKKHSCDGP from the exons ATGGAGGCGAGGTTCGGCAGCGAAGTCGCGTCAATCGTGGAAGTCGCGATCCGGTCGACCGTGTCTGTTTTCAGGGATGTTTGGGCGAAAGAGGCGCCAAACGCGCAGTGGGAAGAGGCGAAGTTCAGCCAAGTCCAGGACATAGAGAAGTGTCTGGTGGTTCAGATCCACAAAGTGTTCACGGAGTGCTCCTCGGAGCTGTTCGAAGAGAACGAAGCTCTGCGGGCCAGAGTGGAGCATCTGGAGgatgtgctgcagaggaaagccgggcagctggagcaggagctggaggccagAGTGGGCCAGCTGGTCagagagatggagcagctggagaaggatCTGAAGAGCATCAGTGGAGGCGGCAGCAAGGCCCAGGAAGGCCCGACCCACATCGTGCTGCAGGACGGCTCACTGATGG GAGCACCAGTGTTGTCCGTCTCCACCAACCCTGCTACCCCCCTGGTTGCTGGAAAGGAATCCGCCTCGAACCCTCCACCGGTTCCGGCAGGAAGCGCAGAAGCCGTTCTCAGCTCCACAACTGTATCTGCGACTGTCCctgaacctgcagcagcccCCGTGATGTTTGTGGGCAGAGTCAGCTCTGCTCCCACGATGCTGCTGGTGGGTGCCGGCCAAGTCGTCACCCAGCCCCCCGCGCCGTCGACGGCGACACAGCTGATCCTCAAACAGGCAGCCTCGCTTGGGTCTACACCTAAAGACGTCCCCGGTCCAGAGTCCAGCAGCGGCAGTGGCGTAGGCTCAGCACAGGAAAAG AAATCTGTGGAAGAGGCACCTCCAGGGAGACCGAGGAGGACCAGGAGAGCAACTTCTAAAGCCGAAGAGG TTTCCACTGACAACAGcactgaagagaaacaaagcaagTCAGCTGGAGTGCAGGGAAGACGGCCTAAAAAGAAAGAGGCACAGGCAGTGAAGCGGTTCTCCTGCGAGCACTGCAACGACACTTTTCACTGGAAAGGTgaattaaagaaacacatgaagGTCCACAAGGAGCCGTTTCCTTGTGAGCAGTGCGGCAGAAGTTTCCTTGAAAAGAAGTCTCTGGAGAATCACCTTTTGCGTCACGAGGCGAGTAAAGCCCCGTTGCCCTTCCCCTGTCCCCGCTGTAAACGATCGTACCGGAAAGAGCAGTCGCTTCAGAACCACCTCAAGCGTCACCAGCGGTCGAAACCACCGAAGCCGTTCGCCTGCGATCAGTGTGGGAAAACATTCAGAATTAAACAGTCTCTGGAAAACCACCTCTTACGCCACGAGAAGTGGAAGCAGATGCTAAAGTGCCAGCTGTGCGACAAGACTTTCAAGTCGTCGGTCCAGCTGAAATATCACGTCGCCGTGCACTCGGAAGAAAGACCGTACAGCTGTGCAACATGTGGGAAGGAGTTCAAGAGGAAAGACACCCTTCGCTTCCATCAGATGGTTCACACGAacaccaaaaaatacaaatgcacaATGTGCGAGGAGACTTTCAAATATGCCCACTCGCTGACCGTGCATAAGAGGAAACACACAGGCGTCACTCCGTTCATATGCACTCTGTGCAACAGGTCGTACAGGACCGGCACGGCTCTGAAAAGACACAGCGTGGTCCACACCGGGGAGAAACCCTTCACCTGCCACATATGTGGAGCGAGGTTCAGCCTGAATAACAACCTCAAGAGGCACCTTCGTATTCACACGGGAGAGAAGCCGTTCACCTGCCAGGAGTGCGGCAAGAGCTTCTCAGACAACAACAAGCTCAAGTCCCACATGCTCATCCACGGCGCCAGAAAGCCGTTCATGTGCGACCTGTGCGGGAAGACCTTCCTCTTCAACTGCAGGCTGCTGATCCATCAGAGGTACGTGCACGCCGACCAGAACGAGGAAACGGACGGCACGCAAAGGTTTTTCCAGACTAGAAAGAGAAACAAGTCTTCGGTTAAACCGTTCAGTTGCAAAATATGTCTGAAAGGTTTCAGCACGGCGAGCTCTCTCAAACTTCATGAAAGAGGCCACAGCGAGCAGAAGGAGTTCAACTGCAGCACGTGTGGGAAGTCTTTCCATAACAAATACTCTTTCGGGTATCATCAGAGAAGCCACGTTGGGGAGAAGCCCTTCGTTTGTGACGTGTGCGGGAAGAGATTTTTCCACGCCGGCAGTCTGAAGCAGCACGAGCGAATTCACACCGGTGAGAAACCGTACAAGTGCGACCAGTGCGGCAAGGCCTTCAGAACCGACGGCAACTTCTACCGGCACCTGCGCATCCACACGGGAGAGAAGCCTTTTGAGTGTTTGTACTGTCACAGGAAGTTCCACCAGTCCAATCAGCTCAAGTCGCACCTGCAGGTCCACACCGGACAGAAGCTGTACTCGTGCCAGCAGTGTGGCCGCGGCTTCTCCGATTCAAGGCAGCTCAAGAAGCACAGCTGTGACGGCCCGTAG
- the LOC121609059 gene encoding zinc finger protein 260-like isoform X1, with translation MSENLVFYSETKSIMETAVKTAADVIGNSKEEGSLRKLSVRRQPDFDNIVEMLAREATRKIDTVFSQLSSMLRNENKTLKARVGQLEDELKTMTENFEDARMWRENVLSGCPVLFEQSGLIFTLKPFGKLKRKTDKLTEGVEESSPAAGMQRRHDADGGEATKEVNSEAQSPASRQDAAQDYTTTTTEESEHPDGQSAQEAAGRKKGKVFVCNVCNKSFSRQFHLLKHANTHKEQRPFACDQCPRRFRNTVTFEHHLLRHEERKHATFKCQLCEKKFKTKMHLKTHQLVHTDTRPFVCSTCGKGFKTKHNLQAHQVVHTVEKLHKCSECGESFRYAFTLQCHRSVHTGEHPYKCTVCGKAFIKRRSLRTHQSVHRGKMFTCETCGAGFTLQHNLKRHIRIHTGEKPFKCKVCGKSFVQHNKLKAHMLLHGDSKPFMCDLCGKTFLYNCQLQKHQKVTHDERHGRVIRRQTRERGNRRVIYRRDRTTVDMTPFSCRTCRKGFDTASSLKRHELIHTGHMQYSCDTCGKSFFYKATYDYHQRIHSGERPFACDVCGKRFIILQALKSHKLQHSGEKPHECEQCGKAFRIYTNYLRHLRIHTGEKPYECEVCGVRFRQLGHVKFHMQVHTGERPYSCSSCGLGFSDSRLLKKHNCTEKQQKMLGNTLTTS, from the exons atgtcagaaaacttGGTGTTTTATTCAGAAACAAAGTCCATCATGGAGACAGCCGTGAAGACCGCGGCTGATGTCATCGGGAATTCAAAGGAAGAAGGTTCACTGAGGAAGTTAAGCGTGAGGCGGCAG CCAGATTTCGACAACATAGTGGAGATGTTGGCACGGGAGGCGACGAGAAAGATCGACACCGTTTTCTCCCAACTGTCCTCGATGCTGCGCAACGAAAACAAGACCCTGAAGGCCAGAGTGGGACAGCTGGAGGACGAGCTGAAGACGATGACTGAAAACTTTGAAGATGCCAGAATGTGGAGAGAAAACGTCCTGAGCGGCTGCCCGGTCCTGTTCGAGCAGAGCGGCCTGATCTTCACCCTGAAGCCGTTCGGGAAGTTGAAAAGAAAGACGGATAAATTAACGGAGGGAGTCGAGGAATCATCGCCTGCTGCTGGGATGCAGAGACGACATGATGCTG ATGGTGGAGAAGCAACGAAGGAGGTGAACTCTGAAGCTCAGTCACCAGCCAGTAGACAAG ACGCTGCACAGGATTATACCACAACAACCACAGAAGAGTCTGAACACCCCGACGGCCAAAGCGCTCAGGAAGCAGCCGGCAGGAAGAAAGGGAAGGTGTTCGTATGCAACGTCTGTAACAAGAGCTTCAGCCGGCAGTTTCATCTGCTGAAGCATGCGAACACTCACAAAGAGCAGCGGCCGTTCGCCTGCGACCAGTGCCCGAGAAGATTCAGGAATACGGTGACTTTCGAGCACCACCTGCTGCGACACGAGGAGAGGAAGCACGCCACCTTCAAGTGCCAGCTGTGCGAGAAGaagttcaaaacaaaaatgcaccTGAAGACTCATCAGCTTGTGCACACGGACACGCGTCCGTTCGTCTGCTCCACCTGCGGGAAGGGCTTCAAAACGAAACACAACCTGCAGGCTCATCAGGTCGTTCACACGGTGGAGAAGCTGCACAAGTGCTCCGAGTGCGGGGAGAGTTTCAGGTATGCGTTCACGCTGCAGTGCCACCGCAGCGTTCACACCGGTGAACATCCGTACAAATGCACGGTGTGTGGAAAAGCTTTCATAAAGAGGAGATCGCTCAGGACGCACCAGTCCGTCCACAGGGGGAAAATGTTCACGTGTGAGACGTGTGGAGCAGGTTTCACCCTTCAGCACAACCTGAAGCGACACATTCGCATTCACACGGGCGAAAAGCCGTTCAAGTGTAAGGTCTGCGGGAAGAGTTTCGTtcagcacaacaagctgaagGCTCATATGCTTCTTCACGGCGACTCCAAGCCATTCATGTGTGACCTGTGTGGAAAGACTTTCCTCTACAACTGCcagctgcagaaacaccagAAGGTGACTCACGACGAAAGACACGGGCGGGTCATCAGGAGACAAACCCGAGAGCGAGGTAACCGCAGAGTCATCTACCGACGGGACCGAACGACCGTGGACATGACGCCGTTCAGCTGCAGGACCTGCCGCAAGGGCTTTGACACGGCGAGTTCACTGAAGAGACACGAGCTCATTCACACCGGTCACATGCAGTACAGCTGTGACACATGTGGGAAATCTTTTTTCTACAAAGCCACGTACGACTACCATCAGCGGATCCATTCGGGGGAACGGCCGTTCGCTTGTGACGTCTGCGGCAAGAGGTTCATCATCCTTCAGGCCCTCAAGtcccacaaactgcagcactcTGGAGAGAAACCGCATGAATGCGAGCAGTGCGGCAAAGCCTTCAGGATCTACACCAACTACCTCAGACACTTACGGATCCACACGGGGGAGAAGCCCTACGAGTGTGAGGTGTGTGGTGTGAGGTTCAGGCAGCTCGGACACGTAAAGTTCCACATGCAGgtccacacaggagagagaccCTATTCCTGTAGCAGCTGTGGGCTTGGATTTTCAGACTCACGGCTGCTCAAGAAACACAACTGTACcgagaaacagcagaaaatgttaGGAAACACGCTGACTACGTCCTGA
- the LOC121609059 gene encoding gastrula zinc finger protein XlCGF57.1-like isoform X2: MLAREATRKIDTVFSQLSSMLRNENKTLKARVGQLEDELKTMTENFEDARMWRENVLSGCPVLFEQSGLIFTLKPFGKLKRKTDKLTEGVEESSPAAGMQRRHDADGGEATKEVNSEAQSPASRQDAAQDYTTTTTEESEHPDGQSAQEAAGRKKGKVFVCNVCNKSFSRQFHLLKHANTHKEQRPFACDQCPRRFRNTVTFEHHLLRHEERKHATFKCQLCEKKFKTKMHLKTHQLVHTDTRPFVCSTCGKGFKTKHNLQAHQVVHTVEKLHKCSECGESFRYAFTLQCHRSVHTGEHPYKCTVCGKAFIKRRSLRTHQSVHRGKMFTCETCGAGFTLQHNLKRHIRIHTGEKPFKCKVCGKSFVQHNKLKAHMLLHGDSKPFMCDLCGKTFLYNCQLQKHQKVTHDERHGRVIRRQTRERGNRRVIYRRDRTTVDMTPFSCRTCRKGFDTASSLKRHELIHTGHMQYSCDTCGKSFFYKATYDYHQRIHSGERPFACDVCGKRFIILQALKSHKLQHSGEKPHECEQCGKAFRIYTNYLRHLRIHTGEKPYECEVCGVRFRQLGHVKFHMQVHTGERPYSCSSCGLGFSDSRLLKKHNCTEKQQKMLGNTLTTS; encoded by the exons ATGTTGGCACGGGAGGCGACGAGAAAGATCGACACCGTTTTCTCCCAACTGTCCTCGATGCTGCGCAACGAAAACAAGACCCTGAAGGCCAGAGTGGGACAGCTGGAGGACGAGCTGAAGACGATGACTGAAAACTTTGAAGATGCCAGAATGTGGAGAGAAAACGTCCTGAGCGGCTGCCCGGTCCTGTTCGAGCAGAGCGGCCTGATCTTCACCCTGAAGCCGTTCGGGAAGTTGAAAAGAAAGACGGATAAATTAACGGAGGGAGTCGAGGAATCATCGCCTGCTGCTGGGATGCAGAGACGACATGATGCTG ATGGTGGAGAAGCAACGAAGGAGGTGAACTCTGAAGCTCAGTCACCAGCCAGTAGACAAG ACGCTGCACAGGATTATACCACAACAACCACAGAAGAGTCTGAACACCCCGACGGCCAAAGCGCTCAGGAAGCAGCCGGCAGGAAGAAAGGGAAGGTGTTCGTATGCAACGTCTGTAACAAGAGCTTCAGCCGGCAGTTTCATCTGCTGAAGCATGCGAACACTCACAAAGAGCAGCGGCCGTTCGCCTGCGACCAGTGCCCGAGAAGATTCAGGAATACGGTGACTTTCGAGCACCACCTGCTGCGACACGAGGAGAGGAAGCACGCCACCTTCAAGTGCCAGCTGTGCGAGAAGaagttcaaaacaaaaatgcaccTGAAGACTCATCAGCTTGTGCACACGGACACGCGTCCGTTCGTCTGCTCCACCTGCGGGAAGGGCTTCAAAACGAAACACAACCTGCAGGCTCATCAGGTCGTTCACACGGTGGAGAAGCTGCACAAGTGCTCCGAGTGCGGGGAGAGTTTCAGGTATGCGTTCACGCTGCAGTGCCACCGCAGCGTTCACACCGGTGAACATCCGTACAAATGCACGGTGTGTGGAAAAGCTTTCATAAAGAGGAGATCGCTCAGGACGCACCAGTCCGTCCACAGGGGGAAAATGTTCACGTGTGAGACGTGTGGAGCAGGTTTCACCCTTCAGCACAACCTGAAGCGACACATTCGCATTCACACGGGCGAAAAGCCGTTCAAGTGTAAGGTCTGCGGGAAGAGTTTCGTtcagcacaacaagctgaagGCTCATATGCTTCTTCACGGCGACTCCAAGCCATTCATGTGTGACCTGTGTGGAAAGACTTTCCTCTACAACTGCcagctgcagaaacaccagAAGGTGACTCACGACGAAAGACACGGGCGGGTCATCAGGAGACAAACCCGAGAGCGAGGTAACCGCAGAGTCATCTACCGACGGGACCGAACGACCGTGGACATGACGCCGTTCAGCTGCAGGACCTGCCGCAAGGGCTTTGACACGGCGAGTTCACTGAAGAGACACGAGCTCATTCACACCGGTCACATGCAGTACAGCTGTGACACATGTGGGAAATCTTTTTTCTACAAAGCCACGTACGACTACCATCAGCGGATCCATTCGGGGGAACGGCCGTTCGCTTGTGACGTCTGCGGCAAGAGGTTCATCATCCTTCAGGCCCTCAAGtcccacaaactgcagcactcTGGAGAGAAACCGCATGAATGCGAGCAGTGCGGCAAAGCCTTCAGGATCTACACCAACTACCTCAGACACTTACGGATCCACACGGGGGAGAAGCCCTACGAGTGTGAGGTGTGTGGTGTGAGGTTCAGGCAGCTCGGACACGTAAAGTTCCACATGCAGgtccacacaggagagagaccCTATTCCTGTAGCAGCTGTGGGCTTGGATTTTCAGACTCACGGCTGCTCAAGAAACACAACTGTACcgagaaacagcagaaaatgttaGGAAACACGCTGACTACGTCCTGA